A genomic segment from Actinomadura hallensis encodes:
- a CDS encoding SAM-dependent methyltransferase — MSGEHHPEWVIDPETPSVARMHDYYLGGKDNFAADRKAADQVVAAMPNVLEFTRANRRLLSRAVTMMANRGVRQFIDIGSGLPTRENVHEVAQRAAPDARVVYVDNDPIVLVHARALLADNPLTAVVQADLREPESILEHPEVRARIDFARPVGLLLLAILHFVPDDDRPAEIVAKLRGPLVPGSFLAISHGHRGEVGRGVENQVRSAYGRTGAGDIIPRGIDEVTKLFEGTELIGPGVVQVADWRADAEPFEPDMSRPGFLAGVGEVV; from the coding sequence GTGAGTGGTGAGCACCATCCGGAGTGGGTGATCGATCCCGAAACTCCCAGCGTGGCCCGGATGCACGACTACTACCTCGGCGGTAAGGACAACTTCGCCGCGGATCGGAAGGCCGCCGATCAGGTGGTGGCGGCGATGCCGAACGTGCTGGAGTTCACCCGCGCCAACCGCAGGCTGCTGTCCCGGGCCGTGACGATGATGGCGAACCGCGGCGTGCGGCAGTTCATCGACATCGGCTCCGGGCTGCCGACGCGGGAGAACGTCCACGAGGTGGCCCAGCGCGCCGCCCCCGACGCCCGCGTCGTGTACGTCGACAACGACCCGATCGTGCTCGTCCACGCGCGTGCGCTGCTGGCCGACAACCCGCTGACCGCGGTCGTGCAGGCCGACCTGCGCGAACCGGAGAGCATCCTGGAGCATCCCGAGGTCAGGGCAAGGATCGACTTCGCCCGGCCGGTCGGCCTCCTGCTGCTGGCCATCCTGCACTTCGTCCCGGACGACGACCGCCCCGCCGAGATCGTGGCGAAGCTGCGCGGGCCGCTGGTCCCGGGCAGCTTCCTGGCCATCTCCCACGGCCACCGGGGCGAGGTCGGGCGGGGCGTCGAGAACCAGGTGCGGTCCGCCTACGGCAGGACCGGGGCGGGCGACATCATCCCCCGCGGGATCGACGAGGTCACGAAGCTCTTCGAGGGCACCGAGCTGATCGGGCCGGGCGTGGTCCAGGTGGCCGACTGGCGGGCGGACGCCGAGCCGTTCGAGCCCGACATGTCCCGGCCCGGCTTCCTCGCCGGGGTGGGAGAAGTGGTGTGA
- a CDS encoding LysR family transcriptional regulator, translated as MIDSRLRVLKMLAEHGTVTAAAEVLNYTPSAVSYQLRQLAADLGVELVVQQGRGLRLTNAARVLLRHAERLQEQWEAARGELLAAAGAEPTGQFTLCGFSTAASRLLPPAAAGLRDAHPHLTVRIIEAEPDRCYDLLLAEEADLALLVVTADSPPMTDNRFDQRPLLDDPLDLVVPHDHPLTRRRHVTLADAAREPWIVGAPGTTYHQLVLAACMSAGFTPHIAHHADEWDTGTALVAHGLGVILVPRLTRLRDDPPLARIPLHGEPAPARRILTVTRRGARENPTVLHAIEIITATAEALLP; from the coding sequence ATGATCGATTCCCGGCTCCGCGTCCTGAAGATGCTCGCCGAGCACGGCACGGTGACCGCCGCGGCGGAGGTGCTGAACTACACGCCGTCCGCGGTCTCCTACCAGCTCCGGCAACTCGCCGCCGACCTCGGTGTGGAGCTGGTGGTGCAGCAGGGCCGGGGGCTCCGGCTGACGAACGCGGCCCGCGTCCTGCTGCGCCACGCCGAACGGCTCCAGGAGCAGTGGGAGGCCGCCCGCGGCGAGCTGCTGGCCGCCGCCGGCGCCGAGCCCACCGGGCAGTTCACGCTGTGCGGCTTCTCCACCGCCGCCAGCCGCCTGCTGCCGCCCGCCGCGGCCGGCCTGCGCGACGCCCACCCCCACCTCACGGTGCGGATCATCGAAGCCGAACCCGACCGCTGCTACGACCTGCTCCTCGCGGAGGAGGCCGACCTCGCCCTGCTGGTGGTCACGGCGGACTCGCCGCCGATGACCGACAACCGCTTCGACCAGCGCCCCCTCCTGGACGACCCGCTCGACCTCGTCGTCCCGCACGACCATCCCCTCACCCGGCGGCGGCACGTCACGCTCGCCGACGCCGCCAGGGAACCGTGGATCGTGGGCGCCCCGGGGACCACCTACCACCAGCTGGTGCTCGCGGCCTGCATGAGCGCGGGTTTCACCCCGCACATAGCCCATCACGCCGACGAGTGGGACACCGGCACCGCCCTGGTCGCCCACGGCCTCGGCGTGATCCTCGTGCCGCGGCTGACGCGGCTGCGCGACGACCCGCCGCTGGCGCGGATCCCGCTGCACGGCGAGCCGGCGCCGGCCCGCCGCATCCTGACCGTCACCCGGCGCGGCGCCCGCGAGAACCCCACCGTCCTCCACGCCATCGAGATCATCACCGCGACCGCGGAGGCCCTGCTTCCCTGA
- a CDS encoding DinB family protein has translation MCRRGRDARLWKTEGLPEYDVRRPVTPTGTNLLGLVKHVACMELVYFGDAFGRPSGEAMPWFAEGAEVNADMWAAADEFREQIIDLYRRAWTHSDATIDALPLDAADRVPYWPAERSEVTLHRILVHMIAETDRHAGRADIVRELIDGSVGQRAGNDNMAPGA, from the coding sequence ATCTGCAGGCGGGGGCGTGACGCCCGGCTGTGGAAGACCGAGGGACTGCCGGAGTACGACGTCCGCCGACCGGTGACACCGACCGGCACCAACCTGCTCGGGCTGGTCAAGCACGTGGCCTGCATGGAGCTGGTCTACTTCGGCGACGCCTTCGGCCGGCCGTCCGGCGAGGCCATGCCCTGGTTCGCCGAGGGCGCCGAAGTCAACGCGGACATGTGGGCGGCCGCCGACGAGTTCCGTGAGCAGATCATCGACTTGTATCGCCGGGCGTGGACGCACTCTGACGCCACGATCGACGCGCTGCCACTGGACGCGGCCGACCGGGTGCCGTACTGGCCGGCCGAGCGGAGTGAGGTGACGCTGCACCGGATCCTGGTGCACATGATCGCCGAGACCGACCGGCACGCCGGTCGCGCCGACATCGTCCGGGAACTGATCGACGGATCCGTGGGGCAGCGGGCAGGCAACGACAACATGGCACCCGGTGCATGA
- a CDS encoding extracellular catalytic domain type 2 short-chain-length polyhydroxyalkanoate depolymerase, translating into MKTKRVLPAVLAAIGLAAASLSIAQAAVPPPTSGALGEYDISATHVSGLSSGGFMANQLHVAYSDVFEGAGIFSAGPYDCAQNSLTTALYACMDTFMPRKTPAELAQLTRDRAAAGSVDPVQNLSGDPVWLFHGSADQTVATAVNDDLATYYSDLGADVAYNKTSGAGHAWVSPIGPNSCASTASPYVNKCGDSDPVKEMLTHLYGSVSPAASSLNGTLIQFDQNAYAPGGNAGSISMGREGFAYVPQQCEDGTCRLMVALHGCYQYHGLVGDAFMRSAYLNEYADTNDMIVLYPQATTSAAGTNPRGCWDWWGYQSAQYPLKSGPQMTAVVNMVKAMGGGAGGGGPTPTPTPTPTDPTPTPTPACVTASNYAHTTAGRAYHSMGYAYANGSDQNLGLWNVYVTSTIKETAPGHWIKC; encoded by the coding sequence ATGAAGACGAAACGGGTGCTCCCGGCGGTGCTCGCGGCCATCGGCCTCGCAGCGGCCTCGTTGTCCATCGCCCAGGCAGCCGTGCCGCCGCCCACGTCCGGTGCGCTCGGCGAGTACGACATCAGCGCGACCCACGTCAGCGGACTGTCGTCCGGCGGGTTCATGGCGAACCAGCTCCACGTCGCCTACTCCGACGTCTTCGAGGGCGCCGGCATCTTCTCCGCCGGCCCCTACGACTGCGCGCAGAACAGCCTCACCACCGCCCTGTACGCGTGCATGGACACCTTCATGCCACGCAAGACCCCGGCCGAACTGGCGCAGCTGACCCGTGACCGGGCGGCGGCGGGCAGCGTCGACCCTGTGCAGAACCTCTCCGGCGACCCGGTGTGGCTGTTCCACGGCTCCGCCGACCAGACCGTCGCCACCGCCGTCAACGACGACCTCGCCACCTACTACAGCGACCTCGGCGCCGACGTCGCCTACAACAAGACCTCCGGGGCCGGGCACGCCTGGGTGAGCCCGATCGGCCCCAACTCCTGCGCCTCCACCGCTTCGCCGTACGTCAACAAGTGCGGCGACTCGGACCCCGTCAAGGAGATGCTGACCCACCTGTACGGCTCGGTGAGCCCCGCCGCGTCGTCGCTGAACGGCACACTGATCCAGTTCGACCAGAACGCCTACGCCCCCGGCGGAAACGCGGGCTCGATCAGCATGGGACGGGAAGGGTTCGCCTACGTCCCGCAGCAGTGCGAGGACGGCACCTGCAGGCTCATGGTCGCGCTGCACGGCTGCTACCAGTACCACGGGCTGGTCGGGGACGCGTTCATGAGGTCGGCGTACCTGAACGAGTACGCCGACACCAACGACATGATCGTCCTGTATCCCCAGGCCACGACCAGCGCCGCCGGCACCAATCCGCGCGGCTGCTGGGACTGGTGGGGCTACCAGTCGGCGCAGTACCCGCTCAAGAGCGGCCCGCAGATGACCGCCGTCGTCAACATGGTCAAGGCCATGGGCGGCGGCGCGGGCGGCGGCGGCCCCACCCCCACACCGACCCCGACACCGACTGATCCGACTCCCACACCCACCCCGGCGTGCGTGACCGCCTCCAACTACGCCCATACCACGGCCGGGCGCGCCTATCACTCCATGGGATACGCCTACGCCAACGGCTCCGACCAGAACCTGGGGCTGTGGAACGTCTACGTCACCAGCACGATCAAGGAAACCGCCCCCGGCCACTGGATCAAGTGCTGA
- a CDS encoding RNA polymerase sigma factor, translated as MASNAHALAPPLHRLIVFADIAGFSAPQRTVADQIAVRAEFFEMMRAAFAESGVPWANCHIEDRGDGALILVPPEAGSEFMVMVLPQLLAGMLHRRNRHLQPSRRIQVRLAVHMGAVQVDGAGCVGSSIVHAARMLDASPLKRALAESAAPLALIVPESFFHGVVEDAPGLNPAAYQRVEVAVREFRTVAWIRLFDPFHGPAEGDARERRAADLEDPADARNFDAFYLAHYQYVRNVLNARAQDWTLAEDVADEAMAIAYRKWDDLVEHPNPVGFVVVTARRILSRIQRQRARRALHESSLPSDASPGRELHASGGDPADVVVNRAALRQALQALSADQRECFVLHEILGHSIRHIAELLGIPEGTVKSRLHAARRALRTMLEDDSAEGGA; from the coding sequence ATGGCATCGAACGCTCACGCCTTGGCGCCACCCCTCCACCGGCTGATCGTCTTCGCGGACATCGCCGGGTTCTCTGCTCCGCAACGCACCGTCGCCGACCAGATCGCCGTTCGCGCGGAGTTCTTCGAGATGATGCGCGCCGCCTTCGCCGAATCCGGCGTCCCCTGGGCGAACTGTCACATCGAGGACCGGGGTGACGGTGCACTCATCCTGGTGCCGCCGGAGGCCGGCTCGGAGTTCATGGTGATGGTGCTTCCTCAGCTGCTCGCCGGGATGCTGCACCGCCGCAACCGACACCTCCAGCCAAGCCGCCGTATACAGGTACGGCTGGCGGTCCACATGGGCGCGGTTCAGGTGGACGGTGCAGGCTGCGTGGGATCGTCCATCGTTCACGCTGCCCGCATGCTGGATGCAAGCCCTCTGAAACGCGCGTTGGCGGAGTCGGCGGCCCCTCTGGCCCTGATCGTGCCGGAGTCGTTCTTCCACGGGGTCGTTGAGGACGCACCGGGCCTGAACCCAGCTGCCTACCAACGGGTAGAGGTGGCCGTTCGAGAATTCAGGACGGTGGCATGGATCCGCTTGTTCGATCCGTTTCACGGGCCCGCCGAGGGTGACGCCCGTGAGCGGCGGGCGGCCGATCTCGAAGATCCGGCCGACGCCCGGAATTTCGACGCCTTCTACCTCGCGCACTACCAGTACGTTCGCAACGTCCTGAACGCCCGAGCCCAGGACTGGACGCTGGCCGAAGACGTCGCCGACGAGGCGATGGCGATCGCGTACCGCAAGTGGGACGACCTGGTTGAACACCCCAATCCGGTCGGCTTCGTCGTCGTCACGGCCCGCCGAATCCTGTCCAGGATCCAGCGTCAGCGAGCCAGGAGGGCGCTGCACGAGTCATCCCTGCCCTCGGACGCGTCTCCTGGCCGGGAACTCCACGCGTCCGGAGGCGATCCCGCAGACGTAGTCGTCAACCGGGCAGCCCTCCGGCAGGCGTTGCAGGCGCTGTCCGCGGATCAGCGCGAATGCTTCGTCCTCCACGAGATCCTCGGCCATTCGATCCGACATATCGCGGAACTGCTGGGCATTCCGGAAGGCACCGTCAAGAGTCGGTTGCACGCCGCTCGGCGAGCGCTGCGCACCATGCTCGAGGACGACAGCGCCGAAGGAGGCGCGTGA
- a CDS encoding MFS transporter — MRTAVLLVTLLTTGAYLPSPLYPDYQRLFGYDDLVMTLLFATFALVSCPALLLFGPAADLVGSRPMLRLSVLLGAAGSCCFLVADGPAWLFAGRVCQALALGAVTGAAQAVITRYQYPSGRFAGPILATLAFAVGTAAGPAASGVLAQYAPGPLVTPYLLHLVLLGWTYVQLNRTVPEAGAAVGARRWRPVRPHIPPGIRTIFFVAGLNGFLAWAVVGLYLALVPALLERALNSDDPALAGGVLAAVLVWSLPAQIVGARRAPRTTQLLGVGGLTASLLLLAATEAASLHATLASALLAGVGHGLAFSGAVRAVDAGIPAGHHAGTGAALYLLFYLGSGTPAIAVGLMTTWMPLTAAVAALSWAGVALGALALLATLPRPQRKVAEDAGAMDAAGQSWRRESIGAEPGW, encoded by the coding sequence GTGCGCACAGCCGTCCTCCTCGTGACGCTGCTGACCACGGGCGCCTACCTCCCCAGCCCGCTCTATCCCGACTACCAGCGTCTGTTCGGCTACGACGACCTGGTCATGACCCTGCTGTTCGCGACGTTCGCCCTCGTCAGCTGCCCGGCGCTGCTGCTGTTCGGGCCCGCGGCCGACCTGGTGGGCAGCCGGCCGATGCTGCGGCTGAGCGTGCTGCTCGGCGCGGCCGGCTCCTGCTGCTTCCTCGTCGCCGACGGCCCGGCGTGGCTCTTCGCCGGACGCGTCTGCCAGGCGCTGGCGCTGGGCGCCGTGACGGGGGCGGCCCAGGCCGTCATCACCCGGTACCAGTACCCGTCGGGACGCTTCGCCGGACCGATCCTGGCCACCCTGGCGTTCGCGGTGGGCACCGCCGCGGGACCGGCCGCCTCGGGCGTCCTCGCGCAGTACGCTCCCGGCCCGCTGGTCACCCCCTACCTGCTGCATCTGGTCCTGCTGGGATGGACGTACGTCCAGCTGAACCGGACCGTTCCCGAAGCGGGGGCCGCCGTCGGGGCGCGGCGGTGGCGTCCCGTCCGGCCGCACATCCCGCCGGGCATCCGGACGATCTTCTTCGTCGCGGGACTCAACGGGTTCCTCGCATGGGCCGTCGTCGGGCTGTACCTGGCCCTCGTCCCGGCCCTCCTCGAACGGGCGCTGAACAGCGACGACCCGGCGCTGGCCGGAGGCGTGCTGGCGGCCGTCCTGGTCTGGTCGCTGCCGGCCCAGATCGTCGGGGCACGCCGCGCCCCGCGCACGACCCAGTTGCTCGGCGTCGGCGGGCTCACCGCGAGCCTGCTGCTGCTCGCCGCCACGGAGGCCGCCTCGCTGCACGCCACGCTCGCGTCCGCCCTCCTGGCCGGTGTCGGGCACGGGCTGGCGTTCAGCGGCGCCGTCCGGGCGGTGGACGCCGGCATCCCCGCCGGGCACCACGCCGGAACCGGGGCCGCGCTCTACCTTCTCTTCTACCTGGGCTCCGGGACACCCGCCATCGCCGTCGGGCTGATGACCACCTGGATGCCGCTCACCGCGGCGGTGGCCGCGCTCAGCTGGGCCGGTGTCGCCCTGGGCGCCCTCGCGCTGCTGGCGACGCTCCCCCGGCCGCAGCGGAAGGTCGCCGAGGACGCGGGCGCCATGGACGCCGCCGGACAGAGCTGGCGGCGGGAGAGCATCGGGGCCGAGCCCGGGTGGTGA